Part of the Haematospirillum jordaniae genome is shown below.
TGCCGCGTAGTTTGCCCTTGGCGCGGGCTACCGCCATGCCCTCGCGGGTTCGTAGCCGGATGATGTCCGACTCAAACTCCGCAAAGGTAGCGAGGATATTGAAGAACATCTTCCCCATGGGGTCGGTCGGGTCATAGATGGACGCGCCCAAGGCCAGTCGTACCTTGCGCTCCGTCAAGGTGTCGGCGATCTCCCGTGCATCGAGGACCGAGCGTGCGAGGCGGTCGAGCTTCGTGATGACCAGCGTGTCACCCGCCCTCACGGCCGCAAGCGCCTGGTCGAGACCGGGCCGTGTGCGTGTGCGCCCGG
Proteins encoded:
- a CDS encoding recombinase family protein — protein: MKNITIGYARCSTDKQDLAAQRHALVELGVAPDRIYTDQGLTGRTRTRPGLDQALAAVRAGDTLVITKLDRLARSVLDAREIADTLTERKVRLALGASIYDPTDPMGKMFFNILATFAEFESDIIRLRTREGMAVARAKGKLRGKKPKLSERQQCELRRMYDTGDYSISDLAELFSVSRPTVYRTLTRTEHAR